The following are encoded in a window of Microcaecilia unicolor chromosome 7, aMicUni1.1, whole genome shotgun sequence genomic DNA:
- the LOC115475016 gene encoding olfactory receptor 5A2-like — protein sequence MNKPEMQPLLFLLFLIIYLMCLSGNLLIIFTVCSDSHLHSPMFFFLCNLSFLEICYVTVTVPKLLAVLIAQNKTISFMQCLIQMYMFMACTDVECYLLTAMAYDRYVAICKPLHYTIIMNKKVCIILAIVSWSFSFLIPVPHFTSISQSSFCSSHKINHFFCDMTALMSLSCSGTYVIETLTYIEGSLLGFSPLILTIISYVYIISAILRIQSAKGRQKAFSTCSSHLTVVLLFYGTSFGVYMRPQTAYSTDLNKLLTVVYITVIPLLNPLIYSLRNKELKETLWKTTRRTIFFQNC from the coding sequence CCTGAGATGCAGCCCCtccttttccttctgtttttgattatttatttgaTGTGCTTGTCAGGGAACCTTCTTATTATATTCACAGTGTGCTCTGATTCCCATCTGCATAGCCCCATGTTCTTCTTCCTCTGTAACTTGTCCTTCCTAGAAATCTGTTATGTGACTGTCACAGTGCCTAAGTTGTTAGCAGTGCTCATAGCACAGAATAAGACCATCTCTTTCATGCAGTGTTTGATCCAGATGTACATGTTCATGGCCTGCACAGATGTTGAGTGCTACCTTCTTACCGCCATGGCTTATGATCGCTATGTTGCAATCTGTAAACCCTTGCATTACACCATTATTATgaacaagaaagtctgcattattCTAGCTATTGTTTCATGGTCATTTTCATTTCTAATTCCAGTTCCTCATTTTACTTCAATATCACAGTCATCTTTCTGTAGCTCCCATAAAAttaaccatttcttctgtgaTATGACAGCATTGATGAGTCTGTCTTGTTCGGGGACCTATGTCATTGAAACTTTAACTTATATTGAAGGTTCACTTTTAGGTTTTTCCCCACTTATATTAACAATTATATCATATGTGTACATTATTTCTGCCATATTAAGAATCCAGTCTGCTAAGGGTAGACAAaaggccttttctacctgttcctCTCACCTCACTGTCGTTCTATTATTTTATGGGACCTCTTTTGGTGTGTATATGAGACCCCAGACTGCTTACTCCACGGATCTTAACAAACTGCTTACTGTAGTGTATATAACTGTAATACCACTGCTCAACCCCTTGATTTATAGTTTAAGAaataaggaactgaaagaaacatTATGGAAAACAACCAGAAGAACTATTTTCTTCCAGAATTGTTAA